From a region of the Actinomadura luzonensis genome:
- a CDS encoding amino acid adenylation domain-containing protein, which yields MAGAGGPLTYGRLNARANRLARHLERRGAGPGRVVAVCLERTVETYVVLLAVLKTGAAYLPLDPAFPEERLRFLLADADAVLTIASPALRDRLPSGATPVLSVGEPDLSGEPDTDPPLAAGPEDLAYLISTSGSTGTPKAVAIPHRALSRLVAGAPGYLDVGPGTTFLQAGPLTFDVAVLEWTPLAHGGRVVVDDLGPLLGRLREVLREHRVSTLKLVSPQLDLLLDLPAQSPAQSPEQSPEQSPGQPPDDLAADLAGLRTLVVGGDVVNPKSFETARRLLPGCRVIASYGPTECTVLATVFQDWYWSGRVPIGHAIPYTRAYVLDRDLNPASVGMRGEIYLAGDGLARGYHGRPGLTAAAFVPDPAGPPGARMYRTGDVGRRLASGAIDFLGRADRQLKIRGYRVEASEVEHALLAEPGVSAAVVVRAELPTGPALVAYVVAGHPAEPAALRRSLAGRLPAYLVPDHVVPIPRLPLTANNKVDRAALPPVPVNAPRNGPGSGPAAVSGLEARVAEAWSAVLGRDVPVDGDFFDHGGHSLLVPRATAAVRRLLGREVPLGLMLRHRTPTGYARVLLDESSADLGAATREHRLERREWHGPGPAGGRRVDLFVSAGAAPARTLVVLDGSEFVDVMRLPALLDRLALDGDAPPVAAAFLSPRDWAGRRGELLADAYVDVLADELLPYLREWLGERAAPGRATVVGASLGAVTAIRAALRRPDRFAGAVALSGPLTEHRLGPAAPARRPGRFLLAAGREEADLLLDDGLSLVDATKRTGEDLTAQGHVVRCSYGDGGHTYAAWEAALPAAITWALSDLPA from the coding sequence GTGGCCGGCGCGGGCGGCCCGCTCACCTACGGCCGGCTCAACGCGCGCGCCAACCGGCTCGCCCGCCACCTCGAGCGCCGCGGCGCGGGGCCCGGCCGGGTGGTGGCCGTCTGCCTGGAACGCACCGTCGAGACCTACGTCGTGCTGCTCGCCGTCCTCAAGACCGGGGCCGCCTACCTCCCGCTGGACCCGGCCTTCCCCGAGGAGCGGCTGCGCTTCCTGCTGGCCGACGCGGACGCCGTCCTCACGATCGCGAGCCCGGCCCTGCGCGACCGGCTCCCCTCGGGCGCGACGCCCGTGCTCAGCGTCGGCGAGCCCGACCTCAGCGGCGAGCCGGACACCGACCCGCCCCTCGCCGCCGGGCCCGAGGACCTGGCCTACCTCATCTCCACCTCGGGCTCCACCGGCACGCCCAAGGCCGTCGCGATCCCACACCGCGCGCTGAGCAGGCTCGTCGCGGGCGCGCCCGGCTACCTCGACGTCGGCCCCGGCACCACGTTCCTGCAGGCGGGGCCGCTGACGTTCGACGTGGCCGTGCTGGAGTGGACGCCGCTCGCGCACGGCGGGCGCGTCGTCGTCGACGACCTCGGGCCGCTGCTCGGCCGCCTGCGCGAGGTGCTGCGCGAGCACCGGGTGAGCACCCTCAAGCTCGTCTCGCCCCAGCTCGACCTGCTGCTCGACCTGCCGGCCCAGTCACCGGCCCAGTCACCGGAACAGTCACCGGAACAGTCACCCGGACAGCCGCCGGACGACTTGGCGGCCGACCTTGCCGGGCTGCGGACGCTCGTCGTCGGCGGCGACGTGGTCAACCCCAAGAGCTTCGAGACCGCCCGCCGGCTGCTGCCCGGCTGCCGGGTCATCGCCTCCTACGGCCCCACCGAGTGCACGGTGCTGGCCACCGTCTTCCAGGACTGGTACTGGAGCGGACGGGTGCCGATCGGGCACGCGATCCCGTACACGCGGGCGTACGTGCTGGACCGCGACCTCAACCCGGCCTCCGTCGGCATGCGCGGCGAGATCTACCTGGCCGGCGACGGCCTGGCGCGCGGCTACCACGGCCGGCCGGGGCTGACGGCCGCGGCGTTCGTGCCCGACCCGGCCGGCCCGCCCGGCGCGCGGATGTACCGCACCGGCGACGTCGGCCGCCGCCTGGCGAGCGGCGCGATCGACTTCCTCGGCCGGGCCGACCGGCAGCTCAAGATCCGCGGCTACCGCGTCGAGGCGAGCGAGGTCGAGCACGCGCTGCTGGCCGAGCCCGGCGTCAGCGCCGCCGTCGTGGTGCGCGCCGAGCTGCCGACGGGACCGGCGCTCGTCGCCTACGTCGTGGCCGGCCACCCGGCGGAGCCGGCCGCGCTGCGCCGCTCGCTGGCCGGGCGGCTGCCCGCCTACCTGGTGCCCGACCACGTCGTGCCGATCCCGCGGCTGCCGCTGACCGCCAACAACAAGGTGGACCGGGCCGCGCTGCCGCCCGTCCCGGTGAACGCCCCCAGGAACGGGCCCGGGAGCGGTCCCGCCGCGGTGAGCGGGCTGGAGGCGCGCGTCGCCGAGGCGTGGTCGGCGGTGCTCGGCCGGGACGTGCCGGTGGACGGCGACTTCTTCGACCACGGCGGCCACTCGCTGCTGGTGCCCCGCGCCACCGCCGCCGTCCGCCGCCTGCTCGGCCGGGAGGTGCCGCTCGGGCTCATGCTGCGGCACCGCACGCCCACCGGGTACGCGCGGGTCCTGCTCGACGAGAGCAGCGCCGACCTCGGGGCGGCCACCCGCGAGCACCGCCTGGAGCGGCGCGAGTGGCACGGCCCGGGGCCGGCCGGCGGGCGGCGGGTGGACCTGTTCGTCTCGGCTGGCGCGGCCCCCGCCCGGACGCTGGTGGTGCTCGACGGCTCCGAGTTCGTGGACGTCATGCGGCTGCCCGCGCTGCTCGACCGGCTCGCGCTCGACGGCGACGCGCCCCCGGTCGCCGCGGCGTTCCTCAGCCCGCGCGACTGGGCGGGGCGGCGCGGCGAGCTGCTGGCCGACGCCTACGTGGACGTGCTCGCCGACGAGCTGCTGCCGTACCTGCGGGAATGGCTCGGCGAGCGGGCCGCGCCCGGCCGCGCCACCGTCGTCGGCGCGAGCCTCGGCGCGGTCACCGCGATCCGCGCGGCCCTGCGCCGCCCCGACCGGTTCGCGGGCGCGGTCGCCCTGTCCGGGCCGCTCACCGAGCACCGCCTCGGCCCCGCCGCCCCCGCCCGCCGGCCGGGCCGGTTCCTGCTGGCGGCCGGGCGCGAGGAGGCCGACCTCCTGCTCGACGACGGCCTCAGCCTGGTGGACGCCACCAAACGCACCGGCGAGGACCTGACCGCCCAGGGCCACGTGGTGCGCTGCTCGTACGGCGACGGCGGCCACACCTACGCCGCCTGGGAGGCCGCGCTCCCGGCCGCGATCACCTGGGCGCTGAGCGACCTCCCCGCCTGA
- a CDS encoding phosphopantetheine-binding protein: MTISQEPLADTVRRIVDEQLNVTVHGYDLGPDDDLWALGMTSLTCMGLMLSIEDAFGVELPEDALKESTFRSLTSITAVVAEARRAEQDALTAEGAA; this comes from the coding sequence ATGACGATCTCCCAGGAGCCGCTGGCGGACACCGTCCGCCGCATCGTGGACGAGCAGCTCAACGTCACCGTCCACGGCTACGACCTCGGCCCGGACGACGACCTGTGGGCCCTCGGCATGACCTCGCTCACCTGCATGGGCCTCATGCTGAGCATCGAGGACGCCTTCGGCGTCGAGCTGCCGGAGGACGCGCTCAAGGAGTCCACCTTCCGCAGCCTCACCTCGATCACCGCGGTCGTGGCGGAGGCCCGCCGCGCCGAGCAGGACGCGCTCACCGCCGAGGGGGCGGCCTGA
- a CDS encoding NAD(P)/FAD-dependent oxidoreductase has product MVIVGNGALGLFLADELIERRAGSVVVVGPGGRETGASQAAGAMLGCFGETTTESLRTEASRKRFELGVAAHDRWPAVLRRLEEFSTTGAPLQVATASHVVLNSVGADLDTVNFEAMLGALDEYGKPWAELDPRDIPGYRPRTESRALRAVHLPEEGAVDARGVLGALERRIEAAGGVLVDALVQRLRGDNGTVTGVELADGHVIEAGKVVVAAGARSEALVRTMLEDFSMVPTIPGLGFAMIAKRTGGEPFRSVVRTPNRGFACGLHVVPAPHGREYYGATNRLVDHVSGVTWMADVRFLAQYAMQQLDEQVARHEVERWLAGNRPVTLDGFPLIGWLPSSGLYLMTGTYRDGFHCAPLLAVHVANELQGEAGLIDPMFGPMRRPIETRTIEWSIDEYVQHNLAAWFETGAEAAPQMTTAQIADYYRVMAHQFYDTIGIDYALGPDVLWYAQGSLLGARRVARYLHSSQGRNGSRPVPAAAGRANR; this is encoded by the coding sequence GTGGTCATCGTCGGCAACGGAGCTCTCGGCCTGTTCCTGGCCGACGAGCTGATCGAACGCCGGGCCGGCTCCGTGGTGGTGGTCGGCCCCGGCGGCCGGGAGACGGGCGCGAGCCAGGCGGCCGGCGCCATGCTCGGCTGCTTCGGCGAGACCACCACCGAGTCCCTGCGTACCGAGGCCTCGCGCAAGCGGTTCGAGCTCGGCGTGGCCGCCCACGACCGCTGGCCCGCGGTGCTGCGGCGGCTGGAGGAGTTCTCCACCACGGGCGCTCCCCTCCAGGTCGCCACCGCCTCGCACGTGGTGCTGAACAGCGTCGGCGCCGACCTCGACACCGTGAACTTCGAGGCCATGCTCGGCGCCCTCGACGAGTACGGCAAGCCGTGGGCCGAGCTGGACCCGCGCGACATCCCCGGCTACCGGCCGCGCACCGAGTCGCGGGCGCTGCGCGCCGTCCACCTGCCCGAGGAGGGCGCCGTCGACGCGCGCGGCGTGCTGGGCGCGCTCGAACGCCGCATCGAGGCGGCGGGCGGCGTCCTGGTGGACGCGCTCGTCCAGCGGCTGCGCGGCGACAACGGCACCGTCACCGGCGTCGAGCTGGCCGACGGGCACGTCATCGAGGCGGGCAAGGTCGTCGTCGCCGCCGGGGCCCGCAGCGAGGCGCTGGTGCGCACGATGCTGGAGGACTTCTCGATGGTCCCCACCATCCCCGGGCTGGGCTTCGCGATGATCGCCAAGCGCACCGGCGGCGAGCCGTTCCGCAGCGTGGTCCGCACCCCCAACCGCGGCTTCGCCTGCGGCCTGCACGTCGTGCCCGCCCCGCACGGCCGCGAGTACTACGGCGCCACCAACCGCCTGGTCGACCACGTCTCCGGCGTCACCTGGATGGCGGACGTGCGCTTCCTCGCCCAGTACGCCATGCAGCAGCTCGACGAGCAGGTCGCCCGGCACGAGGTGGAGCGCTGGCTGGCCGGCAACCGGCCGGTGACGCTCGACGGCTTCCCGCTCATCGGGTGGCTGCCCAGCTCGGGCCTCTACCTCATGACCGGCACCTACCGCGACGGCTTCCACTGCGCCCCGCTGCTGGCCGTGCACGTGGCCAACGAACTGCAGGGCGAAGCCGGCCTCATCGACCCGATGTTCGGGCCGATGCGGCGGCCCATCGAGACCAGGACGATCGAGTGGTCGATCGACGAGTACGTCCAGCACAACCTCGCCGCCTGGTTCGAGACCGGCGCCGAGGCGGCGCCGCAGATGACCACCGCGCAGATCGCCGACTACTACCGGGTCATGGCCCACCAGTTCTACGACACCATCGGGATCGACTACGCGCTCGGCCCCGACGTGCTCTGGTACGCCCAGGGCAGCCTGCTGGGCGCGCGCCGCGTCGCCCGCTACCTCCACAGTTCCCAGGGCCGCAACGGCTCCCGGCCGGTGCCGGCCGCGGCAGGAAGGGCGAACCGATGA